Within Calonectris borealis chromosome Z, bCalBor7.hap1.2, whole genome shotgun sequence, the genomic segment CATGCTGTCTCATTTCCCTTACTGTTCTGTGGAAAAGTcacataggaagaaaaacaaagcataaaactCAGTTTAACAAGATAGCTCAatgccaccttcctcctcctccccatcttccctATGAAAACAGGGTACGCATTTCTTAGACTCGTTAGGAAGTTCCAGCTTAATAACTAAGAAATAGTGCAACTCACCAAGAATGACTGTGAAACTCACAACAAAGACCAGAGAGACCTCTAGTAACTTTCAGGTATTATTTGGACACACTATAGCATGAAAACATTTAGATTAAAAGGGTGATACACTAACATTTTCACTTTCTACTAAAAAGGAGTCAgaatactttcaaaaaaaaatggaACCAACAGCAAATTTGTACTGATTTAAATAAACAGTCTCATAACCCCTTATTAATAGCAATGGACTTCTATGTTTTTGTACAGGTGTGAAGGAAACATGCACCCTTACCTTTTCTAaagttctcttttcttcctcactttttTGAAGCATTGCTTTTGTATGACTAGTAGCTTTATTAAACACTGCCTGCAAAAAAAAGCATAACTCTGTCAAATACTAAAAGGAAACTTTAAAGTTTTACTTTAGcaaaattttcagttttacatcAAGAGAAGTTCACATTCTTAGTTAAACAGGAGTGTGCAGAATTACAAACACACTAGGTTCTAATTTCAAGCCACTAAATAGCTATGTTGCATAACAAACTTGTGTTTCAATCCCATAACCTTTTCTATTGAAAAATGTAGTGTCATTTGAAATGAGATCACATCTTCTTTAGGGCTTGTCCAGAAAATCAGCTCTTAAAAAAACTGGTTATAACATACTCATACTTTGATCCAGGTGTAACTTACTAAGAATGTGTGAGGGTAGAAACTGCAGAACTATAAATGGGTTATGCAACTAGGCtaaaaaaaaggaactgattTCAACATAATTCATTCTGATAgtgaataaaaatattacaaactgTGAACAAAAGACTGATGTAACGCATTTAACGCATCCTATCCTCTAAGACAACAGATGGACTAGTCAACTGAAAATACCTGTGCTTTGCAGCAGAATTTCAAGCACTGGCAAAACCTGTAATTTAAAGGACTGGAAAGAAGGCCTTATTCTTTAAGTTAAATATCTAAATCTTCAAGGATCCTCAAAGATAAAATTATGAGAATTTGCTACAACAGTAAAATCTTCTTAAATAACCACAATAGTTCCATGCAGAAAAAGTAGTAAATTGTAGAAGCCGAGTCTGTAGACACTTGCAGACTCAATGCTTTAAATTATAGCCCTGGGAAGAATgtaaggtttgggggttttgatGAGGAGTGGCAGGAAGATTTcctctgtttcctttcctttaccaCTAAGTACTAAATGATTTCTGAACAACTCCTACCATGCTCTGCAGAATTCTTAGGGCTTCATCTTTTCCTTCAAGCTGTCTTTGTGACGCTTCAAGCTCAACTTTCAAAATTTCAGCttcctgaagcaaaataaaatagtacACTGAGTAAAAGCCAAGGTAATCCTGTTAAACCTCGACTGTAACAGCAATGTAAGTTTTCCCTCTTCAAAACAAATACGGTTCTTTTCTGACTAATGGCTTGCGATGAAAAAATGTTAAGAGTGCATGTTAGCACAAAATCCTTAAGGAAGAATACTtgtaattattattctttctgttctcttccaGTGTATCTGGAAAATAAACCACTAAATACTGCAGTTCTTCCTTGCTAAAGAAGTTGTATATACCAACACAGGTCTGGAGCTTCAAAATAAGTAAGCAAAACAGAATAGCAGATACACGTGCATGCAAATATATGCAGCagataaaatacagtaaatattacaaatatatacTAAAATATACATGCTACACTAATATAATGTACTATATATTACACAAAATATCCATACTCTATAGCGCAGATATCATGTTAGGACAGTTAGATCAAAACCACTACTTGTccagaacaaaacaacaacaacaaaacagattcCTGCTACAGGTACATGCCAATCATGTCTTTATGCAACATTTCCTCCTTCAGAAGAAAGCAGTTTTTCAATTTCcatctgttaaaagaaaatttactgcTTTGTGTACTTATCTTTCCTTAACCCCTATGTAGGTCACTCAGTTGTTCACTTATTATACAAAACTTTTTTCATAGTTCTTCCAGTTCTATTACTTCAGCGATTGATACTGAAATTGTATCTGGGAGCAGCGGCAATTTATCAGTTTTGTCTAATTGAAAATGAGTAAAGTTCCTTGACATTTTAACTTGCTGTGCACTGAAAGTTCTTCATGCTAAGACAGCTTGAAAATGAAATACCACAGGCTATCCTGAGGTTAAAGTACACAGTGCAGATGAAGTGTGTATTTTCACAGCTGAGATCACCCTGCTCTTTCTGCCTGGACTGATGCCAACACATCAACACATTTAAccacagtaaaattaaaatgtaggaGTTAACTTCCTTTcaacaaaaatgcagtaaaaacCCAAAGACTATTCTCTTTACACTGCAGATTTTCAGGCCCAAagcttaataaaaaaagaaaacctgctaGAAAAGGAGTACAATCCTTCCAATATTCTCTAGATCTTTAAAAACACTTCTCTGTTCCCTCTCcacctctcccccccaaaaaaaaatccagagtatAAAATGCATTTCACACTGTGATTTTCTGGCATAACATTTAATGAGGCTTCCACCCAGCACTCTAATTTCAAGAACCTGAATCCATCCAAGACTCTGGATGTGCCAAGATCTTCAGCTAAACTAACACTGTGCTTTACTTTGCTACATTAAAAGAGCAGCACACTTGGCACAGTTACTAACCTCTAGAGCTTCCCGAAGTTGTTGCTTTAGTTCTTCATTTGACACTTCAGTATTAGATTCTGTAAGATTGATAGCAGATACTAAATGATGAGAtgctaaaatatttacaaaagaaaatatgagAATTTGCTTTACCCTGAAAAAAGGTAACAAGTGGAGGTGAATTttcatctttgtgttttttttcttctggagctgATACACAGAtttaagaaatacataaatactaAGCTCAACACATTGTTTCACAGTTAAGGAAGcgaaatggcaaaaaaaagatCAGTTGTAAAGAGACCTAAAATACGGacaattatttctgaatttcctaaaaaaaaaacacaacaaaattgCCATCTTGagtaaaaaaaagatttcattttttagaTTCTTTTTAGATTGTAACTTTTCAACAGCCAAATTCAAAACAACAGTAGCTAGCTATTTAGAAGTAGGAGCAATTCAAGAGACGAAGATCAAGTACGGTGGTGGAGTATCCCACAAGATCCATTATTCCTCTAAACAGCAGTTACTACTGGTACTGTTTTTCTTAAACTGAGCATCGCAGAGATATGTTAAGATGGAGCCTCCGTCTAAATCAAAGTCAGGTTCATGTGGGCTTTAGTCATGCTTTCATGGATACTGCTGTGTGAAAGACCTAGATCTAAGACAAGCATCATACAGAGACCGTCAGAAGGACAGTGAAACCAATAAGAATTACGCTGCTCTTGTAGCATCTCTCTGACGCTGCTAAGACCAATAAAGAATAATTACATGGCTTAGCTTACTGTGGTATGTGGAGAGGATAGTGGGGACTTGTTCTAAACGAGAGAGATAAGCAAGTTATACGGAAATATTTCagtcaaaatacttaaaatggCTAAAAATGTAAGGCAAAGCAGCTAAAGTGCAATGAACAGTACTgcctttatttgattttattcacagcagtgttttcttcacaaaaaaatgaATGCCAACATTGGGAGAACGGAGATGtggagattttaaaaacaacttcttAACCTCAAAAGTATGCCAATTTACAAGTCTCAATTAAATAGCAAAGGGGATTTTGAATATTTAGCTATAAGCTTTAGATACATCTCTAGGAAGACACACTTAAACAAACCAGGAATCCAAGCAATTCCATTCAATTTCACATATGTATTTAGAGAAAAACAATGCTGTCCCCCACCACAGGATGCTCTTTGCTAACTGTCACTTTTAAACGCAAAACTAAACCCTTCAAAAATGGTCATTCTACACAAAGAAGGGCCACAGCCTCATTCACTGAAAAGCAATTCtgctgtttatgttttgggaGGAAGATCTAGGAACAGGGACTGCTCTGCTGCCTCAATGGCATTGAGCATCTCCTCCTGCGACACCAAGAACAGACTTACAGGCTGCACCAAGCTGCCAGGCTGCGTTGGATCCCAGCAGGCATGTCTCGGAATCCTTCAGAGATTTCAAAGTGTTTTGGCAAACACCTTGAATTAAACTTGATGACACCTTATGAAGCAGCTGAACTGCTCAGTTTTGCTGACAGATTTTTCTCACGGTGAATACTTACCTTCCAAATTACTCTTACCACAGCTATTTTGTCGGGTTGAACTAATAACAGGCTTTTTGGATGATCCATCATAAAAACTGTTTCGTTTTGAACTGGGAAAAGCTGCAGCATCACCTTCTTCCACTCTCTTTGCTGACAAGAGAGAATTACAAACCTTTCCAGATCCCTTCCTAGATCTAAATGAATAGGAGTTTTGtagattttccttttcataaacaGCTCCAGGTCTCCTCCCGAGCCCATTTCCCAAGTCTCCAAATGTCATGTCAtcctcttctgcttcctccatcttctcctcctaggttttggttttgtggttttttttttcctgattgagGGCACTTCACGTACTGGCAAGGTGAACAGTGCCTCCCGCAAAGCAACAATTTTatctggaaaaacaggaaaactccattaattaaagcagcaaaacaacattgaagtgaaaaatgtgaaactgttggtgcatggccgcttccAACACGGGTTCGGGCTGCTCCCGCCGCACAGTAAAACACACAAGCGGCGAAACCTCCGGCTGCGGACGGGTCCGCCGGCGGCgagggggggcggcggtggccggGCGCGGGTGGCAGCCCGTCGGTgaccgccccctcccccgcgggCACCCGCGCTCCCGTTCCCCCGCCCGGAGCCCCCGACCCAcctgcccgcccggccgccgcgctgccggtcccgccccggggcgggctgTAGGGTGGCGGGAGCAccgcgccccgctgccggcagccggAACGGGAGCCCGCACCTCCCCGGGAGGCCGCCGGCAGCGCGGAAACCCAGCGAGAAGCGGAGCGAGGTGGTGGGTTTCCCTCGGGAGAGGTCTGTGTtcggcccgcagcccccccgccgcggcggcgcgtACAAAACTCGCGGGCAGCTTCCAGAAACACGGTGTTACAAGACGCGGTCCTTCAGAGCGTCCTCGGGAACTCCTCCAGGCGCTCCCCACGCCAGAGATCACCCTCCAGCCGGTTGCCCTGTCCAAGGGATAACCCTGACAGCGGCTGTTCAAGAGCTATACGCGTAGGCGTGCGTTTGCGCTGCGCTTGGTCCCGATTCTGCAAGGAAGCTCCAGATTTTTCACCGTTTGGGTTTACACAAGGGTCAAATTGCTGATGCAGTATTCCTCTGTAAATCTCCCAAAAAGTCTATACcaaatttggaataaaaatagagTCTTAAATATGTAACCATAATACACTTTACAATAGAAATTTTCAAGCAAATAAGAGTTTTACCATTCAAAGTGTGTATATAAAAAGTTTATTAGCAAGCACTTTCTACACAATATTTCACAAAGCTTTACAAGCCACCTTTTCAGGCAAAAGAAGTTATTTCTACTTTGCACAGCCATCCTCTCCTGGGACCCAGGCTTTACAAGCGATTAGAACAGATGGCTGCCAGTATTTTAAGTGTAACCACGTTTTGGATCGCTGCAGGTTTGTTATCCTGCCAAATGATATATTTCCTTGGTAAACTTACAGTAATAAATATGTTCCATGATTGGGATGAGTGATGGAGAATActgagagaaaaaggaggaagaaaacttCGTAACACTCCACACCCATGTTTATAGATACAGCCCATGTTTCCTTACACTGTAAGCAATTCCCGAAGTTCTGTgtaatcattttaaaatatctctctTACGatgtcccttccctttcctccaaaAGAAAGCACCCTCCTTAAACTATGTCATATACCCCTCACTCTACATTAGCCTCCACACAGTGAAGAATACAGTGGAGTATAGCAGTTTTTAGTCTAAAAATTCAGAAACAGACTAACTCCTTTTCAGGACACTGAAAGTTTTACCCTTTAGAAATCAAAAGCTCCTCGACTGCCATCGGTTATCAGGATTTTACCGTTTTCTTAGGGAGGCGGGGAAAGTTTGGTTTTAATTGTAAGCTCCAAAAAATTCTCCATTATCGAACCTAGTTCCTGCTCCTAAGGGCAACCGTGTCACTTTCATCCTTTCATTCACTGCTGAATTTTCACTTGTGTCAGTTCTCCTGTGTGCCTCTCCCAGAGTGCTTCAGAGGCTGTTCCAAAGCCCTACTACCTGGCTATTCTGAACCTTCTCCTAGTCCCCAACCATATCAAattacaataaaattaattttaatttatcatACAAGAATTATTAATGTCATTTATTAAACCCTCCCAGGAAGTGATCCAGCAGAGTTACTTTTTCACCAAATGTCAGTTGTTGTCCTTCATCCATTGCTCAATCCATTGCACAATCTGATCCAAATTTCTCTCCAGATCTTCTGGAGTGTTGCTGGGTAACTGGTGTACAATTTCCTCTCTGTATGACAACACAGCTTCCTCGTAAAGTGTCTGAAAAATTTCACACTGAATGTTGTCTTGCAGCTTTTTCCCTTTGTAGCCCCTAGACAATAAGAACAATACTGAGAGACAGTCTTAGATATGCAGAGAACTATGAAGTATCCTATAGAGAATCAGTAATTTATACCCTAGAAAAATCTCCAAAGTCACGCGACAGTACTTTACTCCTTACTCCACCGACATACCTGCTTTCAAGTCTGTCATACAGAAATGAATTTTCTGTGCGAAGTACAAATACTATATGAAACCACCGTTCAGGGAAAAAATCACAACCATGATAATCAACAATAACTCCACCCTCACTCATTTTATCTTCTAGTTCATCAATTAcctgcaaaagaaacaaagatgggCAAGTTTAtctgaaattacagaaaatacaaaaatgctaTGTTTTGAAGTTGGACTTACCCTGTCTTCATCCAAAATTGGACAATCATATTCCTCATCAAAACCTTCATACAGTTCTcctgcagcaaaaataatttgtggAAGTTTGTGAAGTAACAGcggttattaaaattatttatattgttaTGTTTATTTCAGGAGGATGCAAACAAAAGCTAGCGTTCAGAGCAAGGAACACTTTGTTTATAAATCCATACAAGTATAAGTTTGCTATTTATTACTTAATACAAAGTATGCTACTGTTACATGAATGCTTTTTAACTCATACcaccaaaaatatttctgttaaagcAAATTCATTGCCTTTTCATTTAATATATAACACATGCACAACaagcacaaacaaagcaaaaatatcttAAGTACTTTGATGGACTACTTTCGTAATATGGCCTACCTTCTTTTGCCATGTCACCCACATTAATATAGGTCATCCCGGCTCTTGATGCAAGTTCTTTTCCAAGCGTGGTTTTCCCAACGCCTGGAGTACCTAAACACAAAATCCCATATAAAACGGTAAAAGAACAGTATGCAAATCTTTTTCAAATAACCTTCTgaggagacagaaaaggaagcgTTTGTCAGTTAACGCTGGCAGGTTCATGTAAGAAAAAGGGGGCAAAAAGCTgcatgagaaggaaaaacaaatacgAGCAACGTCTGGAGATTAATAAAAGGACCAACCGTACGAAGAAAACTCTCACTTCGTGCAGAAGTGTTATTCTAACCGGGATGATGCAAAAGGAAACCCTACTTCATTTAAAAGCCCTAACTAACATGGAAACCCCCCAAGTCTTCAAGCAGAGCAGCCCGGCACCGCCTCCGCAGGGACCTCACCCCCCGAATCACCCCCGGCAGCGAACAGGGCCGCGGCCTCCCCCCCGCAGGCCcagcccgggccccgccgcgctccccacCCGCACCCCCGGCAGCCCCACCGCTCCCAGCACCGCGGGGGCCAAGCGGCCCGGACACCACCCGCTTCGAGCCGTCCCGGGACCCGGCCCGCCGCTACCACCGCCTCGCACCAGTGAGCAAAATGTTGGGCCGCCTCATGctgccgctccgcgccgccggcggcggccgctgGTCGCCTAGGAGACACGTGCGCGGGGGCCTGCGAGGCCGCCGCCGCACGCCGATGGCGTCACCCGCCCTGCCCACGGGGGCGGGTaggcaggcaagcaggcaggcaggcgctCCGCGGACAGCTAAGAGCCGCCGGAGGAGAAGGTCCCCTCGGCGGTGCGGTGTGAGGGGGCTCGGCCCGGCTGGGTGCGGCTGGCGGGGTCCCGCTGCCGCCTCAGACCGCCCGGGTGCTGCCTCGGTGCCGAcggccccgggagcggggctcTCCCCTCAGGCCCGGGTGTCGCAGTGGGGCCGCACGGCGGATGGGCCCCGCCCGGGCTGAGGATGTCTGGAAGCTCCTCGGGAAGGCAGGCGGCGCCGGCGGAGGTAGGCCGCGGAGGCGGGGGGATAGGGCTCGGGGGCCGCTGGCGTGACGTCTGCCCTGAGGAAGCTTTTTGCAGCTCCCGGGAAGAGTCCGGCGGCCCCGATTAGCAACGTTTTTAGGCCCAGCAATTACTCCTTGGTCTCAGGTCCTTTTCAGTTGCGTTTGTCTGTATGTGTaagatgtttattttcttatgaCTAGTGTAGTGTGTAGAAAGGAAACCCCCTCGCACGGTGGTGTCCGGCCCGCTGGTAAAGATGCAAATTCAACTAAAAATAGTTTTTGTCAGAATAACGTGAAAAGCCAGCCGTGCAGAGGCAAATCCCCTTTCACAGTTGCTAATGGCTCTTACTCTCAGATAATCTCTTGTCTGGTAATGGTCTGTTGCATTCATTTATAAGATGTGTAAACTGTAGAGTATTCAGGGACCTTTTGGAGATGACGTGTCTATTCTGTTACTCCTGTTCGCATAGAACTGTGTTTTGGCATGTAACCTGTTACGGCTCCTATGCTAAAAGGTTATCGTGCAGTTGTTTGCAGAGGAGAGTGTGCGACCCCTGGGATGTTGTTTTGGGACCATAGGTAGGCTGAAAAGTGGCTCTGGGGTGTAAGTTTGTACACCTGTCCTAGCAGGGTACGTCTCAAATCCAAAATTAAATGTTGACCTTATTAGCAGTTTTGTTCCTTGTCACCGTCAGACAGAGTTCTGATACATGTGACACTCTGATTCTAGATCACTCCAAGCTTCCCCACACAGCAAACAAATACTACTTGATTTTACTAGGCTatctaaataatttttctctcttgcttgttTCTAACTTTTAAACACAAATGGCTGCATTGTAaatgttacaaaaagaaaaaacaaaaaagccacatgCTGAAAACTATATAGAGACAACATGAACATGACCTTAACGTGAAAATGGTATAAATAAGCTTATGCTACTTTTTCATTCTTACCtctgttttaattttacttctttgGTTTGAGTGTGTGTTTGTAGAATTTTCAACTTGTTCTGATTTGCCAATTTGCAGCAAAATACTCTATCACAACCTGTAAGGTGTAGCTTTTTTTAATACCGAAGAAGCGTGTAATTGACACATTCAAAAAGCACAAGTGCCCATATTTGTTGCTAACCAGTAGTATGCCTTTCAATGCTCATGAGGTTCTTTACATCTACGAGATACTCTTATATACACTTGAACAAAATTTCCAGTTTTCTAGAGACAACAGTACCCAATTAAGGGGAGGAGAGTGCTACATTAATagcaaaatgtttgtattttaacaGGTAACAGATTGGTTGGCACGTTCGTTTGATGACTTCTTTGGAAACACAAGTATTTCTTCTAGTGCAGTTCCTGTGAAGCCACGAGAAGGCAACTCTGGAAGAAACCGGCAGCAGAAGAAGGAAGACCTGTCTTCTGTGCCAGAAAGTAGCAAAACCAAAGTTCTGcccagaaaaagagcaaagttgTCTTCAGTAGATCTGCCTTGTAACAAGTCCAGACAAAACTGGAGCCAATCTCAAGATGAGCCATGGGTAGAGAGATACAAACCCGAAACTCAGGTGTGAGAGTTATTCTAAGTGCTAATGTAGTAGTAACATTATAGTGTAGCATGTTGTGCTTCTGTTCATAATCTGTATTGGTCAGGTTCTAAGTATTTTATTAGGTTCTATCCTATTTTATTAGGGCAGTGAAGTACTAGTTTGATTTGTTTACTGTCTGTAGTTAAGATTTAACGAGCTATTTATCTCTGGgagatgcattttttccccaggctTCCTGAGGAGAGAAAGCTACTGATGAGCTGTTGTTTCCTGTCCATTCACTCCTAAACTTTTGAACCCGTTACTGAATTTCAGCCAGATCTGACAGCTCCAAGCACTAGGAAAAAACACAGCTAAAGAACAGAGAGAGAACTGAATTAGTGCTATCTTTATGGGAAAGATAACAGAAATTATCTTGCATAACTGGACAGCAGTTAGCTGGTCTGTTAGCATGTTCAGAGTACTTGACTAATTGCAGTTTGCGCTTTCTCTTGCTTGCTTGATGCATCTTAGGCATGGCTTTGTGGGTGGCGGGTACTGTGGTACCTTAGGGGTTCAAGGAGAAAGGACGCAAATCTGTAGTAAACTTGTCTTCACTGATTCTGCTTGTGGAACAGCTTTTTCACAGTGTGCTTCAAAGGTATCAGCATGTGTGTTAACTGTCTCCTAGCTTGTTGATGTAAGTATGTTAGTGTAGTgcttgtattttatatttaaatattcaataGCTCATCTCTGGAGAGGAATTGAGTTACAAGACTAGAAGGCGAGTAAGCTGCATGAGATTTGCAGAAGTTCCAAAAATCTATGTAGTGTTAGAATCAGTAGAGCTTAAAAAATACCAGCAATAGCTATCAGCTTACTGACACAAACAGGCAAGATTGTAATGTTGTTACTTTAGGaataataaataattcattatttccCAACGGCAAGCAATGGAAAATTGGTTCTTTGAGGAGACAGGCTGACATGATTATTCTTAACTGTTGCACTTACTTCTACATAGCATAAACATATGTAACTGGGATATACACATACTTGTCTGCTAACGTTTTAGTCAGCGTATAGTCTGTTCTTGAATCTCATCATTACAGTCTTAGAAACCAAGAAGTGTATATATGCGTATCTTTATGcatattttaatcttgttttagaATGACCTTGCtgtgcaaaagaagaaaattgaagaagTTGAAACCTGGTTAAAAACGCGCATATTTCAGAGGCAGCCAAAGCAGGTAATCTTGCTAAAATTAGCCACTAGAGGTACAAAACCATGCAAATGAGCAggattcaattttattttaatttcagagaaaaaccTTAACTTACAGGTAATGACTATATATCTATTGCATTATAAGAAATCTGTTAAGAACATAGATTAGAGCTTGTGCATTTGTTTGGGGCTTATGCTGCTAAGAGGTGGATTCTGGTTTTGctcagaaatactattttttagcATCGAGTCAGTTCATACCTCTTCAGTGTGTGCTTGTAACTGCATTTTATCTCCCACAGATTAATTTTAAGTATCTTGGCAAATTTCCAGTTGCACTGACTTGATGTAATAGGATGTTTTTAACCTCTTGATTGATAAGAAGTATTCTTATGCATCATTTACCAGTCTTGCCTAGTGTTTTTCAGAGCCGATTCTCCGGTTCAGTATGTGTCATGTTCATAGTCTACATGGTGTGCAGTTAACTGAACAGATGCATTAAAAACTGAGAGCAAGGCTTTCAGAGTTCTGCTCTAGCTCTTTCTATCTGAATACTCATCAGGtaaattaataacaaaaatatttaactcaGATTTTATAGGGAAAAGAGAATCATCACCAGAGAAGCTATAGAAGAAATTCAACCAATATTCATCTTCAGCCAACTTTCTGTCTTTAtcatgtttgggattttttttttcttttctttttttttttttccccttgtgacAGGATGGCTCTGTTTTACTGCTAACTGGTCCTCCTGGTTGTGGAAAGACTGCAACTATACAAATATTAGCAAAAGATCTTGGCCTTCAGGTGCAAGAATGGACCAATCCGATATCTTTAGACTTTACAAAAGAAGACTTAAGAAATATGTTTGACCACGGtaggtgttttgattttttcttttctttttttttttcttccagttacttttgtgattttt encodes:
- the AK6 gene encoding adenylate kinase isoenzyme 6 isoform X1; translation: MRRPNILLTGTPGVGKTTLGKELASRAGMTYINVGDMAKEGELYEGFDEEYDCPILDEDRVIDELEDKMSEGGVIVDYHGCDFFPERWFHIVFVLRTENSFLYDRLESRGYKGKKLQDNIQCEIFQTLYEEAVLSYREEIVHQLPSNTPEDLERNLDQIVQWIEQWMKDNN
- the AK6 gene encoding adenylate kinase isoenzyme 6 isoform X2; the protein is MTYINVGDMAKEGELYEGFDEEYDCPILDEDRVIDELEDKMSEGGVIVDYHGCDFFPERWFHIVFVLRTENSFLYDRLESRGYKGKKLQDNIQCEIFQTLYEEAVLSYREEIVHQLPSNTPEDLERNLDQIVQWIEQWMKDNN